Proteins from one Nicotiana tabacum cultivar K326 chromosome 23, ASM71507v2, whole genome shotgun sequence genomic window:
- the LOC107775789 gene encoding vesicle-associated membrane protein 711, with amino-acid sequence MAILYALVARGSVVLAEYSATSTNASAIARQILEKIPGNNDSNVSYSQDRYIFHVKRTDGLTVLCMADEVAGRRIPFAFLEEIHQRFVRTYGRAVLSAQAYAMNDEFSRVLSQQIEYYSSDPNADRINRLKGEMSQVRNVMIENIDKVLERGDRLELLVDKTANMQGNTFRFRKQARRFRSTVWWRNVKLTVALIFLLLVIIYVILAFVCHGLTLPTCLK; translated from the exons atggcGATTCTGTATGCTCTGGTAGCGAGGGGATCGGTAGTATTGGCGGAGTACAGTGCTACGTCGACAAACGCAAGCGCAATTGCGAGGCAGATATTGGAGAAAATACCAGGGAATAATGATTCTAATGTTTCGTATTCTCAGGATCGCTATATTTTCCATGTTAAACGCACTGATGGACTCACTGTTCTCTGTATGGCCGATGAGGTTGCCGGAA GGAGAATCCCTTTTGCATTCCTTGAAGAAATTCACCAAAGATTTGTGAGGACCTATGGTCGGGCAGTTCTCTCTGCACAAGCTTATGCCATGAATGATGAATTCTCAAGGGTCCTTAGCCAGCAAATTGAATATTACTCTAGTGATCCAAATGCAGACAGAATAAACAGGCTAAAGGGTGAAATGAGTCAG GTACGTAATGTCATGATTGAAAATATTGATAAAGTTCTGGAGAGAGGTGATCGCCTGGAGTTGCTGGTTGATAAAACTGCTAATATGCAAGGAAATACTTTCCGATTCAGGAAGCAAGCTCGGCGCTTCAGAAGCACTGTGTGGTGGAGAAATGTCAAGCTCAC GGTTGCACTAATATTCCTTCTCCTTGTGATAATATATGTTATTTTGGCTTTCGTTTGTCACGGGCTCACACTTCCAACTTGTTTGAAGTGA